From a single Candidatus Bathyarchaeota archaeon genomic region:
- a CDS encoding SPFH domain-containing protein, which yields MPKVIEWRDAREGELVWRYPVDEIAWGDNLIVHEYEAAVFFRDGKAYDVFRAGRHVLTTANLPLITKVLSTIAGFDRIPFRASIVFISLKQFLGRFGAQGQTKELAPLKFYGSFWFRVEDPNLFVNEVVGGQSLYTTEGLQSFLRGYFNERLIDTLSQYSLAEVYGKLDETSLLTKGFLYEALSRIGLELIDLKFEGIDTTPEWRDRIFYLSTGIGATEVLRMETVQRAAESLSKSPGAAVGAGIAVIPPLFQQPPQAQPMIQCPRCGFQNPGSSRFCGNCGGQLQPVAGGVTCTNCGHLNPQGARFCMECGRPLTQTLKCPSCGSDVQRGAKFCPNCGAKLSQN from the coding sequence ATGCCTAAGGTTATCGAGTGGAGGGATGCGAGGGAGGGGGAGCTGGTCTGGAGATATCCAGTCGATGAGATAGCCTGGGGGGACAACCTGATCGTTCACGAGTATGAGGCGGCGGTCTTCTTCAGGGATGGGAAGGCCTACGACGTCTTCAGGGCTGGAAGGCATGTCCTGACCACCGCTAACCTACCACTTATCACCAAGGTTCTATCCACCATAGCGGGATTTGACAGGATCCCCTTCAGGGCCTCCATAGTATTCATCTCCCTCAAGCAGTTCTTGGGCAGGTTCGGAGCTCAGGGGCAGACCAAGGAGCTCGCCCCCCTGAAGTTCTATGGTAGCTTCTGGTTTAGGGTTGAAGACCCAAACCTCTTCGTGAATGAGGTTGTTGGAGGCCAGAGCTTATACACGACGGAAGGCCTCCAGAGCTTCCTGAGGGGTTACTTCAACGAGAGGCTTATAGACACCCTGAGCCAGTACTCCCTGGCTGAGGTGTATGGGAAGCTCGATGAGACGAGCCTCCTGACAAAAGGGTTCCTATATGAGGCCCTTTCAAGGATCGGCCTGGAGCTGATAGACCTGAAGTTCGAGGGGATAGACACAACCCCGGAGTGGAGGGACAGGATATTCTATTTGAGCACCGGTATAGGAGCCACGGAGGTCCTGAGGATGGAGACTGTCCAGAGGGCGGCCGAGAGCCTATCCAAGAGCCCAGGGGCAGCCGTAGGGGCTGGGATAGCCGTCATCCCACCTCTATTCCAGCAGCCTCCACAGGCCCAACCGATGATTCAATGCCCTAGATGCGGATTCCAGAACCCCGGATCCTCAAGGTTCTGCGGGAACTGCGGAGGCCAGCTCCAACCTGTGGCGGGAGGGGTTACCTGCACGAACTGCGGACACCTCAACCCACAGGGAGCGAGGTTCTGCATGGAGTGTGGGAGACCCCTAACCCAGACCCTCAAATGCCCGAGCTGTGGATCCGATGTCCAACGGGGGGCCAAGTTCTGCCCGAACTGTGGAGCCAAACTATCCCAGAACTAG